AAAGCGACGGATTTCCTCTGCCATTTTTATGAAACGGCTTCTGCCGAATTGGCCCGCAATGCCATTTGCCCTTCACATTATATGGGAGTGGTCGAAATGTATCGTGCCACGGGAAATCCCCGTTATCTGGAACTTTCAAAGAACCTGATTGATATTCGCGGTATGGTGGAAAACGGAACGGATGATAATCAGGATCGTATTCCTTTCCGCGACCAGTATCGTGCAATGGGGCATGCCGTACGTGCAAATTATCTGTATGCAGGAGTAGCGGATGTATATGCCGAGACAGGCGAACAACAATTGATGAAAAATCTGACTAGTATCTGGAATGATATTGTCACCCGGAAGATGTACGTGACCGGAGCTTGCGGTGCTCTTTATGATGGAACATCACCGGACGGAACTTGCTATGAGCCGGATAGTATTCAGAAGGTACATCAGAGCTACGGACGTCCTTATCAGTTGCCGAATAATACAGCGCACAATGAAACATGTGCCAATATCGGAAATATGCTTTTCAACTGGCGTATGCTGGAAGTGACAGGAGATGCGAAGTATGCCGAACTGGTAGAAACCTGCCTTTATAATAGTGTATTGAGCGGTATCAGTCTGGACGGAAAGAAGTATTTCTATACCAATCCGCTTCGTATCAGTGCCGATCTTCCTTATACACTTCGTTGGCCGAAAGAACGGACGGAATATATCAGTTGTTTCTGCTGCCCGCCGAATACATTGCGTACATTGTGTCAGGCACAGAATTACGCCTACACATTGAGTCCGGAAGGCATTTACTGTAACTTGTATGGTGCAAATACGCTGACTACGATTTGGAAAGACAAAGGAGAACTGGCGTTAACACAAGAGACGGATTATCCTTGGGAGGGAAATGTACGTGTAACGTTGGATAAAGTTCCTCGTAAGGCGGGTACTTTCTCGCTCTTCTTACGTATTCCTGAATGGTGCGAAAAGGCTACGCTCACGGTGAATGGACAGCCGCTGCAAGCCAATGCAAAGGCAAATTCGTATGCGGAAGTAAATCGTACATGGAAGAAGGGGGATGTAGTGGAACTGGTGATGGATATGCCTGTCCGTTTGCTCGAAGCTCATCCGTTGGCAGAGGAGATTCGTAATCAGGTGGTCGTGAAGCGCGGCCCATTGGTTTACTGTTTAGAAAGTATGGATATTGCGAACGGGGAAAAGATTGATAATGTATTGATTCCCGCTGATATAAAACTAACTCCGAAGAAAATTACAATTGAAGGCAGTCCGATTGTTGCACTTGAAGGAGTGGCACGTCTGGCATCTGCAACTTCGTGGGAAGGAG
The Bacteroides luhongzhouii DNA segment above includes these coding regions:
- a CDS encoding aceric acid hydrolase is translated as MKQIKLLFLLASASVTGVFAQSNGLTDMSQSRYAKMTNTGIDAVHWTNGFWGDRFNVFSRTSLQSMWNTWNTPEISHGFRNFEIAAGVCKGEHWGPPFHDGDMYKWMEGVASVYAVNKDPELDKLMDNFITCVVKAQRTDGYIHTPVIIEELNKGIDSHTLADPNKQTVIGTKVGDENEKGAFANRLNFETYNLGHLMMAGIVHRRATGKTTLFDAAVKATDFLCHFYETASAELARNAICPSHYMGVVEMYRATGNPRYLELSKNLIDIRGMVENGTDDNQDRIPFRDQYRAMGHAVRANYLYAGVADVYAETGEQQLMKNLTSIWNDIVTRKMYVTGACGALYDGTSPDGTCYEPDSIQKVHQSYGRPYQLPNNTAHNETCANIGNMLFNWRMLEVTGDAKYAELVETCLYNSVLSGISLDGKKYFYTNPLRISADLPYTLRWPKERTEYISCFCCPPNTLRTLCQAQNYAYTLSPEGIYCNLYGANTLTTIWKDKGELALTQETDYPWEGNVRVTLDKVPRKAGTFSLFLRIPEWCEKATLTVNGQPLQANAKANSYAEVNRTWKKGDVVELVMDMPVRLLEAHPLAEEIRNQVVVKRGPLVYCLESMDIANGEKIDNVLIPADIKLTPKKITIEGSPIVALEGVARLASATSWEGVLYRPVAQAEKTVNIRLIPYYAWGNRGKGEMTVWMPLAR